A stretch of Lathyrus oleraceus cultivar Zhongwan6 chromosome 6, CAAS_Psat_ZW6_1.0, whole genome shotgun sequence DNA encodes these proteins:
- the LOC127093455 gene encoding endoplasmin homolog produces MRKRTIPSALLLLCILFLFVADQGQKFQANAEDNSDELVDPPKVEDKIGAVPQGLSTDSDVAKREAESISKRSLRSNAEKFEFQAEVSRLMDILINSLYSNKDIFLRELISNASDALDKIRFLSLTDKDTLGEGDNAKLEIQIKLDKEKKILSIRDRGIGMTKEDLIKNLGTIAKSGTSAFVEKLQTSGDLNLIGQFGVGFYSVYLVADYVEVISKHNDDKQYVWESKADGAFAISEDTWNEPIGRGTEIRLHLKEEAGEYAEEFKLKELVKRYSEFINFPIHIWASKEVDVEVPADEDQDEDSTESSSKEENEDEEDADKGEDEEEKPKTKTVKETTYEWELLNDVKAIWLRSPKEVTEEEYTKFYNSLAKDFSGEKPLSWSHFTAEGDVEFKAVLYVPPKAPQDLYESYYNSNKSNLKLYVRRVFISDEFDELLPKYLSFLIGLVDSDTLPLNVSREMLQQHSSLRTIKKKLIRKALDMIRKLAEEDPDESTDKEKKEESSPEVDEKRGQYTKFWNEFGKSIKLGIIEDATNRNRLSKLLRFETTKSEGKLVSLDQYISRMKAGQKDFFYITGASKEQLENSPFLERLKKKNYEVIFFTDPVDEYLMQYLMDYEDKKFQNVSKEGLKLGKDSNDKELKESFKDLTKWWKDSLSNDNVDDVKISNRLDNTPCVVVTSKFGWSANMERIMQAQTLSDAKKQAYMRGKRVLEINPRHPIIKELRERVVKNPEDESVKQTAQLIYQTALLESGFLLKDPKEFASRIYDSVKTSLDISRDATVEEEDETEVEVESETKEESTPVPEANEVSHDADVKDEL; encoded by the exons ATGAGGAAGAGGACTATCCCTTCCGCGCTTCTTCTTCTCTGTATTCTCTTTCTCTTTGTTGCAGATCAAG GTCAAAAGTTTCAGGCGAATGCGGAAGATAATTCCGATGAGCTTGTAGATCCACCTAAGGTGGAAGACAAGATCGGTGCTGTTCCGCAAGGACTTTCAACCGATTCAGATGTGGCAAAGAG AGAAGCGGAGTCGATCTCGAAGAGATCGCTACGAAGCAACGCGGAGAAGTTTGAGTTTCAAGCCGAAGTTTCGCGGCTTATGGATATTCTCATCAATTCGCTTTACAGTAACAAAGATATCTTCCTTAGGGAGCTTATTTCAAATGCTTCGGAT GCATTGGACAAGATTAGGTTCCTCTCTCTAACTGATAAGGATACTTTGGGTGAAGGTGACAACGCCAAGCTTGAAATCCAG ATTAAGTTAGATAAGGAAAAGAAAATTCTTTCGATTAGAGACAGAGGTATTGGTATGACAAAGGAGGATTTGATAAAGAATTTGGGGACCATAGCTAAATCTGGAACTTCAG CGTTTGTTGAAAAATTGCAGACAAGTGGCGATCTCAATCTAATTGGGCAATTTGGAGTTGGTTTCTACTCTGTGTATCTTGTTGCTGACTATGTTGAAGTTATTAGCAAGCATAATGATGACAAACA GTATGTATGGGAATCCAAAGCTGATGGAGCATTTGCAATTTCAGAAGATACATGGAATGAACCCATAGGACGTGGAACAGAGATTAGATTGCACCTCAAAGAAGAGGCTGGGGAGTATGCAGAAGAGTTTAAGCTCAAA GAATTGGTCAAGAGATACTCTGAATTTATTAACTTCCCTATCCATATTTGGGCAAGCAAAGAGGTCGACGTGGAGGTTCCTGCTGATGAAGATCAGGATGAAGATTCAA CTGAAAGCTCCTCCAAGGAAGaaaatgaagatgaagaagatgcTGATAAAGGTGAAGACGAAGAAGAAAAGCCTAAAACAAAGACAGTGAAGGAAACAACTTATGAGTGGGAACTTTTAAATGATGTGAAAGCTATATGGCTGCGGAGTCCAAAGGAGGTAACAGAGGAAGAGTATACCAAATTCTACAACTCTCTTGCCAAG GATTTTAGCGGCGAGAAACCTTTATCATGGAGCCACTTTACTGCTGAAGGTGATGTCGAGTTCAAAGCAGTCCTTTATGTGCCACCTAAAGCACCTCAGGACTTATACGAAAGTTATTacaattcaaacaaatcaaacttGAAGTTGTATGTTAGACGAGTATTCATTTCAGATGAATTTGATGAATTGTTGCCTAAGTATCTGAGCTTTTTGATT GGTCTTGTTGATTCTGACACTTTGCCACTGAATGTATCACGAGAAATGCTTCAACAACACAGTAGTCTGAGGACAATAAAAAAGAAACTTATTAGGAAAGCCCTTGATATGATCCGTAAGCTTGCTGAAGAGGATCCTGATGAGTCCACTGACAAAGAAAAGAAAG AAGAGTCGTCTCCTGAAGTTGATGAGAAGAGAGGTCAATACACTAAGTTCTGGAATGAATTTGGAAAATCCATTAAACTTGGTATCATTGAGGATGCCACCAACAGAAATCGTTTGTCTAAACTGCTCAGATTTGAGAC CACCAAGTCTGAGGGTAAATTGGTATCTCTCGACCAGTACATATCTAGAATGAAAGCGGGACAGAAGGATTTCTTTTACATAACTGGAGCCAGCAAAGAACAGCTTGAAAATTCTCCATTCCTAGAGCGGCttaagaagaagaattatgag GTTATTTTCTTCACAGATCCAGTTGATGAATACTTGATGCAATATCTGATGGATTATGAAGATAAGAAGTTTCAAAATGTGTCCAAGGAGGGTCTGAAACTTGGAAAGGATTCAAACGACAAGGAACTAAAGGAATCCTTCAAGGATCTAACAAAATGGTGGAAAGATTCCCTTTCAAATGACAATGTTGATGATGTGAAGATATCCAACCGATTGGATAACACTCCTTGTGTGGTTGTGACATCAAAGTTTGGTTGGAGTGCAAACATGGAGAGAATCATGCAAGCTCAAACTCTGTCAGATGCTAAAAAGCAAGCTTACATGCGTGGCAAGAGGGTTCTTGAGATCAATCCTAGACACCCGATCATCAAGGAACTCCGGGAGAGAGTAGTTAAGAACCCTGAG GACGAGAGTGTGAAGCAAACAGCACAGCTAATATACCAGACTGCACTCTTGGAGAGTGGTTTCTTGTTGAAGGATCCTAAGGAATTTGCTTCCAGAATTTATGATTCAGTGAAGACTAGCTTAGACATAAGTCGTGATGCAACCGTTGAAGAGGAAGATGAGACCGAAGTTGAGGTTGAAAGTGAAACAAAAGAAGAGTCTACTCCAGTTCCTGAAGCCAATGAAGTAAGTCATGATGCAGATGTCAAGGACGAGTTGTAG